One window of the Trifolium pratense cultivar HEN17-A07 linkage group LG2, ARS_RC_1.1, whole genome shotgun sequence genome contains the following:
- the LOC123910382 gene encoding protein WALLS ARE THIN 1-like isoform X1: MVGERAKLHIALTFLQFCHAGNHIFLRIALNTGVSKLVFPVYRNITAFILLAPLAYFTEKKDRPKITSYCLLQFFLLGLVGITMKEGFYLFGLDNTSPTFASAMQNSVPALTFLMAVLLRYESLHLNRINGIAKVFGVLASVGGASIITLYKGPTIYAPNLELHQRQFLLSLFEDANGKNLNLGGILLFGHCLCWSGWIVMQAFVLKKYSAQLTVSAFTCFFGVVQFGTIAAFLEKDPKSWKLNSIEEAYSILYSGLVISGMTAAIQIWTINKGGPVLASIYLPLQTILVALMAPIVFGEEFFLGGIIGAFLIISGLYLVVWGRSQETKFVEEFIISTEPENHLKEKSDGSSLIEPLIPVHNS; this comes from the exons ATGGTGGGTGAACGAGCTAAGCTACACATAGCCTTAACTTTCTTACAATTTTGTCATGCAGGAAATCATATATTTCTCAGAATTGCACTTAATACAGGAGTTAGCAAGCTTGTTTTTCCTGTATATAGAAACATCACTGCTTTCATTCTTCTAGCTCCACTTGCATATTTCACAGAAAA GAAAGATAGGCCAAAAATAACCAGTTATTGTCTGCTACAATTTTTCCTTCTTGGACTTGTTGG AATAACAATGAAAGAAGGATTTTATCTCTTTGGTTTGGACAACACATCACCAACATTTGCTTCTGCTATGCAAAATTCTGTTCCAGCCCTTACATTTCTGATGGCTGTGTTACTAAG ATATGAGAGCTTACACTTAAATAGGATAAATGGTATAGCTAAGGTTTTTGGAGTACTTGCTTCTGTTGGAGGAGCTTCAATCATTACCCTTTACAAAGGACCTACCATTTATGCTCCAAATCTAGAACTTCACCAAAGACAATTTTTATTGTCGTTATTTGAGGATGCAAATGGGAAAAATTTGAACTTAGGTGGTATCCTTCTATTTGGTCATTGCTTGTGTTGGTCTGGTTGGATTGTGATGCAAGCATTTGTTCTGAAAAAGTACTCAGCGCAACTCACAGTTTCCGCTTTTACTTGCTTCTTTGGTGTTGTGCAGTTTGGGACAATTGCAGCCTTTCTTGAGAAAGATCCTAAATCTTGGAAGCTCAATTCCATTGAAGAGGCTTACAGTATTTTGTACTCG GGACTGGTGATTTCGGGGATGACAGCAGCAATACAAATATGGACTATTAACAAAGGAGGGCCAGTGCTTGCTTCAATTTATCTTCCCTTACAGACAATACTCGTAGCTTTGATGGCGCCCATTGTTTTTGGTGAAGAATTCTTCTTGGGAGG GATTATTGGAGCTTTCTTAATTATATCTGGGTTATACCTTGTTGTCTGGGGAAGAAGCCAAGAAActaagtttgttgaggagttcatAATCTCCACTGAGCCTGAGAatcatttgaaagaaaaaagtgaCGGTTCTTCCCTCATAGAGCCATTGATTCCTGTGCACAATTCTTAG
- the LOC123910382 gene encoding protein WALLS ARE THIN 1-like isoform X2 gives MKEGFYLFGLDNTSPTFASAMQNSVPALTFLMAVLLRYESLHLNRINGIAKVFGVLASVGGASIITLYKGPTIYAPNLELHQRQFLLSLFEDANGKNLNLGGILLFGHCLCWSGWIVMQAFVLKKYSAQLTVSAFTCFFGVVQFGTIAAFLEKDPKSWKLNSIEEAYSILYSGLVISGMTAAIQIWTINKGGPVLASIYLPLQTILVALMAPIVFGEEFFLGGIIGAFLIISGLYLVVWGRSQETKFVEEFIISTEPENHLKEKSDGSSLIEPLIPVHNS, from the exons ATGAAAGAAGGATTTTATCTCTTTGGTTTGGACAACACATCACCAACATTTGCTTCTGCTATGCAAAATTCTGTTCCAGCCCTTACATTTCTGATGGCTGTGTTACTAAG ATATGAGAGCTTACACTTAAATAGGATAAATGGTATAGCTAAGGTTTTTGGAGTACTTGCTTCTGTTGGAGGAGCTTCAATCATTACCCTTTACAAAGGACCTACCATTTATGCTCCAAATCTAGAACTTCACCAAAGACAATTTTTATTGTCGTTATTTGAGGATGCAAATGGGAAAAATTTGAACTTAGGTGGTATCCTTCTATTTGGTCATTGCTTGTGTTGGTCTGGTTGGATTGTGATGCAAGCATTTGTTCTGAAAAAGTACTCAGCGCAACTCACAGTTTCCGCTTTTACTTGCTTCTTTGGTGTTGTGCAGTTTGGGACAATTGCAGCCTTTCTTGAGAAAGATCCTAAATCTTGGAAGCTCAATTCCATTGAAGAGGCTTACAGTATTTTGTACTCG GGACTGGTGATTTCGGGGATGACAGCAGCAATACAAATATGGACTATTAACAAAGGAGGGCCAGTGCTTGCTTCAATTTATCTTCCCTTACAGACAATACTCGTAGCTTTGATGGCGCCCATTGTTTTTGGTGAAGAATTCTTCTTGGGAGG GATTATTGGAGCTTTCTTAATTATATCTGGGTTATACCTTGTTGTCTGGGGAAGAAGCCAAGAAActaagtttgttgaggagttcatAATCTCCACTGAGCCTGAGAatcatttgaaagaaaaaagtgaCGGTTCTTCCCTCATAGAGCCATTGATTCCTGTGCACAATTCTTAG
- the LOC123910384 gene encoding protein RTE1-HOMOLOG, translating to MEAELDLDPEQQQMMEGGFSRTNTMQIDPRRSRFPCSIVWSPLPVISWFIPFIGHIGICREDGVILDFAGPNFVCVDNFAFGSATRYLQVPKEKCCIPLGQSAYKGEEHYLQDETGGELRTWDDALRKSTQEFQHRSYSLFTCNCHSFVANNLNRLGFLSNGWNVVNLAIFILLNGRWVSKTSMVRTILPFVVVFFLGVTLGGFTFLKFWSLFSSVLIGWFLLGTYCFKNLIQL from the exons ATGGAAGCAGAGTTAGATTTGGATCCAGAACAGCAACAAATGATGGAAGGAGGTTTTTCTAGAACTAATACTATGCAAATTGATCCTAGAAGGTCTCGATTTCCATGCTCAATTGTTTGGTCACCACTTCCTGTCATTTCGTGGTTCATTCCTTTCATCGGTCACATTGGTATCTGTAGAGAGGATGGGGTTATTTTGGATTTTGCAGGTCCTAATTTTGTCTGTGTTGATAATTTCGCATTTGGTTCTGCTACTCGATATCTTCAAGTACCCAAAGAAAAG TGTTGCATCCCTTTAGGCCAGTCTGCATACAAGGGTGAGGAACACTACTTGCAGGACGAAACTGGAGGTGAGTTGAGGACCTGGGATGATGCTCTACGGAAGAGTACTCAAGAATTCCAACACCGATCTTACAGTCTCTTTACTTGCAACTGCCACTCCTTTGTTGCCAATAATTTGAACAGACTCGGCTTCCTGTCCAATGGATGGAATGTGGTGAACCTTGCAATTTTCATTTTACTCAACGGACGCTGGGTCAGCAAAACATCTATGGTGCGAACTATTTTACCGTTTGTGGTTGTATTTTTTCTTGGCGTCACATTGGGAGGCTTCACTTTCTTAAAATTTTGGTCCTTATTCTCTTCGGTTCTTATCGGTTGGTTCCTTCTTGGCACATACTGTTTTAAGAATCTGATTCAGTTGTAG
- the LOC123904196 gene encoding uncharacterized protein LOC123904196, with product MAGNFLLDVNKNVRAQSIWWRDILRIGGEESGGWFKSNMCNVLGSGNLIRFWQERWLGHESFMNLFPQLYAKSLQPDAPIAAFGSWSDDIWTWSFDWAVELARDDMDAATEMSILLADIRPKKECLDHRKWLMNHAGMFTVKSAYCFLQNRDSFLTINSNVVDALQDLWMNDVPSKVNIFGWRLLLARLPTRMALVRKGIINNSREFCCVFCFREEEDIDHLFFNCSVSIQVWKKIYKWMDVDFIPFEEGWKHFISFGDSVMSKRLAKTRHVIWLATTWSIWRTRNNIVFRGDVFNLDALIDQIIFISWFCFIGRLGVNTSFVFSYWCNDPLVCIDNI from the coding sequence ATGGCTGGAAATTTTCTTCTGGATGTCAACAAGAATGTTAGAGCTCAATCCATTTGGTGGCGCGACATCTTAAGGATAGGAGGTGAAGAGAGCGGGGGTTGGTTCAAATCCAACATGTGCAATGTATTAGGATCCGGCAATCTTATCCGTTTTTGGCAAGAAAGATGGTTGGGTCATGAAAGTTTCATGAATTTATTCCCTCAATTGTATGCAAAATCGTTGCAACCTGATGCTCCTATAGCTGCTTTCGGTTCTTGGAGTGATGATATTTGGACTTGGAGTTTTGATTGGGCTGTGGAGCTAGCGCGGGATGATATGGATGCTGCAACTGAGATGTCGATTTTGTTAGCAGATATTAGGCCTAAGAAGGAATGCTTGGATCATCGAAAATGGCTCATGAACCATGCCGGTATGTTTACGGTAAAATCAGCATATTGTTTCTTGCAAAACCGTGATTCATTTTTGACTATTAATAGTAATGTGGTGGATGCGCTGCAAGATTTATGGATGAACGATGTACCGTCTAAAGTGAACATATTTGGATGGAGATTGCTATTAGCACGACTTCCGACCCGTATGGCTTTGGTAAGAAAAGGAATTATCAATAATTCACGTGAGTTTTGTTGCGTGTTTTGctttagagaagaagaagacatagatcatttattttttaattgctcTGTCTCAATTCAAGTTTGGAAGAAAATTTATAAGTGGATGGATGTGGATTTCATCCCCTTTGAGGAAGGGTGGAAGCACTTCATATCTTTTGGTGATTCGGTGATGAGTAAGAGACTTGCTAAAACTCGTCATGTCATTTGGTTAGCAACTACTTGGAGCATATGGCGTACTCGGAATAATATTGTGTTTCGAGGAGATGTGTTTAATTTGGATGCTTTGATAGATCAAATTATCTTTATTTCTTGGTTTTGTTTTATAGGTCGTTTGGGAGTTAATActtcttttgtattttcttattGGTGTAACGATCCGTTAGTTTGCATTGATAACATCTAA
- the LOC123910386 gene encoding thioredoxin H1: MAGSSEEGQVISIHNVDAWNDVLQRGNESKKLIVVDFTASWCGPCRFIAPFLAELAKKYTNAIFLKVDVDELKSVAQDWAVEAMPTFVFVKEGTILGKVVGAKKEELQQTIEQHVSSANA, encoded by the exons ATGGCAGGTTCATCAGAAGAGGGACAAGTAATCAGTATTCACAACGTTGATGCATGGAACGATGTCCTCCAAAGGGGCAATGAATCCAAGAAATTG ATTGTTGTGGATTTTACTGCTTCTTGGTGTGGACCATGCCGTTTCATTGCACCATTCCTTGCTGAGCTGGCTAAGAAGTATACAAATGCCATATTCCTTAAGGTGGATGTGGACGAACTAAag TCTGTTGCTCAAGATTGGGCTGTTGAGGCTATGCCAACTTTTGTGTTTGTGAAAGAAGGAACCATTTTGGGCAAAGTGGTAGGAGCAAAGAAAGAGGAGCTACAGCAGACAATAGAGCAACATGTTTCATCAGCCAATGCTTAA
- the LOC123910385 gene encoding beta-galactosidase 3, with protein sequence METNSVSKFLFLFIFFTLCLVVYSNVTYDRKAIIINGQRRILFSGSIHYPRSTPDMWEDLIFKAKEGGLDVIETYVFWNVHEPSPGNYNFEGRNDLVRFIKTVQKAGLYAHLRIGPYVCAEWNFGGFPVWLKYVPGISFRQDNEPFKKAMQGFTEKIVGMMKSERLYESQGGPIILSQIENEYGVQSKMLGPVGYNYMSWAAKMAVEMGTGVPWVMCKEDDAPDPVINTCNGFYCDKFAPNKPYKPTMWTEAWSGWFTEFGGPTHKRPVQDLAFAVARFIQKGGSFVNYYMYHGGTNFGRTAGGPFITTSYDYDAPLDEYGLIRQPKYGHLKELHKAVKMCERALVSTDAVVTSLGNFQQAYVYSTESGDCAAFLSNFDSKSSARVLFNNMHYNLPPWSVSILPDCRNAVFNTAKVGVQTSQMQMLPTNTHMFSWESFDEDTSSSSSNTITASGLLEQINVTRDASDYLWYITSVDVKSSESFLHGGKHPSLIVQSTGHAVHVFINGQLTGSAYGTREDRRFRYTGDVNLRAGTNTIALLSVAVGLPNVGGHFETWNTGILGPVVIHGFDQGKLDLSWKKWTYQVGLKGEAMNLESPEGISSVEWMQSALVVQKNQPLTWHKTFFDAPEGEEPLALDMNGMGKGQIWINGISIGRYWTATATGSCNDCSYAGSYRPPKCQLGCGEPTQRWYHVPRSWLKPNHNLLVVFEELGGDPSKISLVKRSVSSVCADVSEYHPNIKNWHIDSYGKSEDFHPPKVHLHCNPGQAISSIKFASFGTPLGTCGNYEQGACHSSASYDILEKKCIGKPRCIVTVSNSNFGHDPCPNVLKRLSVEAVCTPTTTN encoded by the exons ATGGAAACTAACTCAGTTTCcaaatttctctttctcttcattttcttcacaTTATGCTTAGTTGTTTACTCTAATGTCACTTATGACAGAAAAGCCATTATCATCAATGGCCAAAGAAGAATCCTTTTTTCTGGTTCCATACATTATCCTAGAAGTACCCCAGAT ATGTGGGAAGATCTGATTTTTAAGGCTAAAGAAGGAGGTTTAGATGTAATTGAAACTTATGTCTTTTGGAATGTTCACGAACCTTCTCCTGGAAAT TACAATTTTGAAGGAAGAAATGACCTAGTGAGGTTTATTAAGACAGTACAGAAAGCAGGATTATATGCTCATCTTCGTATTGGACCTTATGTTTGTGCTGAATGGAATTTTGG AGGATTTCCTGTTTGGCTCAAGTATGTTCCAGGCATAAGCTTTAGACAAGACAATGAGCCTTTTAAG AAGGCAATGCAAGGGTTTACCGAGAAGATTGTGGGAATGATGAAGAGTGAACGTCTCTATGAATCACAGGGTGGCCCTATCATTCTCTCTCAG ATTGAGAACGAGTATGGCGTGCAAAGTAAAATGCTTGGACCTGTTGGCTATAATTATATGAGCTGGGCTGCAAAAATGGCCGTTGAAATGGGAACTGGGGTTCCATGGGTTATGTGCAAGGAAGACGATGCTCCAGATCCAGTG ATAAACACTTGCAATGGCTTTTATTGTGACAAATTTGCTCCCAATAAACCCTACAAGCCTACAATGTGGACAGAGGCATGGAGTGGCTG GTTTACAGAATTCGGAGGTCCAACTCACAAAAGACCTGTTCAGGATTTGGCATTTGCAGTAGCTCGATTCATACAAAAAGGAGGATCCTTTGTAAATTACTACATG TATCACGGAGGAACCAATTTTGGCCGCACAGCTGGAGGCCCTTTTATCACTACCAGCTATGACTATGATGCTCCACTAGATGAATATG GTTTGATTAGGCAACCAAAGTATGGTCACCTTAAGGAGCTTCATAAGGCTGTGAAGATGTGTGAGCGAGCTTTAGTTTCAACTGATGCGGTTGTTACCTCATTAGGAAACTTCCAACAG GCCTATGTATACTCAACAGAATCTGGGGATTGCGCTGCTTTTCTCTCAAACTTTGACTCTAAATCCTCTGCTAGAGTGTTGTTCAACAATATGCACTATAACTTACCTCCTTGGTCCGTCAGCATCCTCCCGGATTGTAGAAATGCTGTTTTTAACACGGCTAAG GTTGGAGTGCAAACATCTCAGATGCAAATGTTGCCTACAAATACTCACATGTTCTCATGGGAGAGTTTCGATGAAGATACTTCTTCTAGCTCTTCAAATACAATCACTGCTTCCGGTCTCTTGGAACAGATAAACGTAACACGGGATGCAAGTGATTATCTTTGGTATATAACTAG TGTTGATGTAAAATCATCCGAATCCTTTCTCCATGGAGGCAAACACCCCAGTCTCATTGTTCAGTCCACTGGCCATGCTGTGCATGTTTTTATCAATGGTCAACTTACTG GTTCTGCCTATGGAACAAGGGAAGATAGGAGATTCAGATATACCGGTGATGTAAATCTTCGTGCTGGAACAAATACTATAGCTTTGCTCAGTGTTGCTGTTGGACTTCCA AATGTAGGTGGACATTTCGAGACTTGGAACACGGGAATCCTAGGTCCAGTTGTTATCCATGGATTTGATCAGGGAAAGTTGGACTTGTCTTGGAAGAAATGGACTTACCAG GTCGGACTTAAAGGAGAGGCCATGAATCTTGAATCTCCAGAAGGTATCTCTTCTGTAGAATGGATGCAGTCAGCGTTAGTTGTACAAAAGAATCAGCCTTTGACATGGCACAAG ACTTTTTTCGATGCTCCTGAAGGAGAAGAGCCATTGGCATTAGACATGAACGGTATGGGTAAAGGTCAAATATGGATTAATGGGATAAGTATTGGAAGATACTGGACTGCTACAGCTACTGGAAGTTGCAATGACTGCAGTTATGCCGGGTCATATAGACCTCCAAAGTGCCAGCTTGGTTGTGGTGAACCAACTCAGCGATG GTACCATGTACCGCGATCTTGGTTGAAGCCAAATCATAATCTGTTAGTTGTTTTTGAGGAACTTGGGGGAGACCCTTCAAAAATTTCATTAGTAAAGAGATCGGTTAGCAGTGTGTGTGCTGATGTATCAGAGTACCATCCAAATATTAAGAATTGGCACATTGATAGCTATGGCAAATCAGAAGATTTTCATCCTCCAAAAGTTCACTTGCATTGCAATCCTGGCCAAGCTATTTCTTCCATTAAATTTGCAAGTTTTGGAACTCCTTTGGGAACCTGTGGAAATTATGAGCAAGGAGCTTGTCATTCTTCTGCATCTTATGACATCTTAGAGAAG aAATGTATAGGAAAGCCAAGATGCATAGTAACAGTATCAAACAGTAACTTTGGGCACGACCCGTGTCCAAATGTATTGAAGCGGTTATCAGTTGAAGCAGTTTGCACTCCAACTACTACCAATTAA